In Sphingomonas sp. OV641, one DNA window encodes the following:
- a CDS encoding 2Fe-2S iron-sulfur cluster-binding protein, whose product MATIIYVEHDGTRHEQQVADGWSVMEGAVKNGVPGIDADCGGAAACATCHVYVDPDWLAATGERTEQEAEMLNFAENVESNSRLSCQIEVTPALDGLVVTMPESQH is encoded by the coding sequence ATGGCAACGATCATCTACGTCGAACACGACGGCACGCGTCATGAACAGCAGGTCGCCGACGGCTGGAGCGTGATGGAAGGCGCGGTGAAGAACGGCGTGCCCGGGATCGATGCCGATTGCGGCGGCGCCGCCGCCTGCGCGACTTGCCACGTTTATGTCGATCCGGACTGGCTGGCGGCGACGGGCGAGCGCACCGAGCAGGAAGCCGAGATGCTGAACTTTGCTGAAAACGTGGAAAGCAACAGCCGCCTGTCGTGCCAGATCGAGGTTACGCCCGCGCTCGACGGGCTGGTCGTCACCATGCCCGAAAGTCAGCACTGA
- a CDS encoding cytochrome P450, whose amino-acid sequence MSTAATAAFAATNPARDAAYATPLDKLDPSRPELFAADEMWWNFERLRAEAPVHYTAESAYGPFWSVTKYNDIMAVDIDHQTFSSEPGIMMVPPLAPGETPQLEGLAMFIAMDPPKHDVQRKAVSPAVSPTNLQILGPLIRERAAAILDGLPIGEEFDWVDKVSMELTAMTLATLFGMPQEDRRKLTYWSDVVTAEPGHGVVETREQKMGIFRDYHAYFTQLWNERVNAEPTGDLISMLAHDPATRDMSPMEYFGNVMLLTVGGNDTTRNTMTGSVYALSKNPDQYAKLMADPSLLPSMVSETIRWQTPLSHMKRRATRDVEFRGQQIKKDDTVVMWYVSGNRDDEVIERPNDYIIDRARPRQHISFGFGVHRCVGNRLAELQLQIVWEEIMKRFPEINVVAEPKRVRSNFVKGYESMRVVIPRRY is encoded by the coding sequence ATGAGCACCGCCGCCACTGCCGCCTTCGCCGCCACCAATCCCGCCCGCGACGCCGCTTACGCGACCCCGCTCGACAAGCTGGATCCGTCACGCCCTGAGCTGTTTGCCGCCGACGAGATGTGGTGGAATTTCGAGCGGCTGCGCGCCGAGGCGCCGGTGCATTACACTGCCGAAAGCGCTTATGGGCCGTTCTGGTCGGTGACCAAATATAACGACATCATGGCGGTCGACATCGATCACCAGACCTTCTCGTCGGAGCCGGGGATCATGATGGTCCCGCCGCTTGCGCCCGGCGAAACGCCGCAACTCGAAGGGCTGGCGATGTTCATCGCGATGGACCCGCCCAAGCACGACGTGCAGCGCAAGGCGGTAAGCCCCGCGGTGTCGCCCACCAACCTCCAGATCCTGGGTCCGCTGATCCGCGAGCGCGCCGCCGCGATCCTCGACGGGCTGCCGATCGGCGAGGAGTTCGACTGGGTCGACAAGGTGTCGATGGAGCTCACCGCGATGACGCTCGCGACGCTGTTCGGCATGCCGCAGGAGGATCGCCGCAAGCTGACCTATTGGTCCGACGTGGTCACCGCCGAGCCAGGGCATGGCGTGGTCGAGACACGCGAGCAGAAGATGGGCATCTTCCGCGACTATCATGCCTATTTCACACAGCTGTGGAATGAGCGCGTCAACGCCGAGCCGACGGGCGACCTCATCTCGATGCTCGCGCATGATCCCGCGACGCGCGACATGTCGCCGATGGAATATTTCGGCAACGTGATGCTGCTGACGGTGGGGGGCAACGATACCACCCGCAACACGATGACCGGCTCGGTTTACGCCTTGTCCAAGAACCCCGATCAATATGCCAAGCTGATGGCCGATCCGTCGCTGCTGCCGTCGATGGTGTCGGAAACGATCCGCTGGCAAACGCCGCTGTCGCACATGAAGCGCCGCGCCACCCGCGATGTCGAGTTCCGCGGGCAGCAGATCAAGAAAGATGACACGGTCGTCATGTGGTACGTGTCGGGCAACCGCGACGATGAAGTGATCGAGCGTCCGAACGATTACATCATCGATCGTGCGCGCCCGCGGCAGCACATCTCGTTCGGCTTCGGCGTCCACCGCTGCGTCGGCAATCGCCTCGCCGAATTGCAGCTGCAGATCGTGTGGGAAGAGATCATGAAGCGCTTTCCCGAGATCAACGTGGTCGCGGAGCCCAAGCGGGTGCGCTCGAACTTCGTGAAGGGCTATGAATCGATGCGCGTCGTCATCCCGCGCCGCTATTGA